The genome window GGGGACAAGAAGTGATTGCCTCATATTGAATCCTTTGCTTTCAGCTTTGTCATTAACCATAAAACTCTATCCCTGGCCATGGGCCCCCCTCTTGCTGGTGTCCCTTCTCCATATGTGCGTtggtttctttctgtctctgccttTCTCCTACCTTTGTTCCCACCTCATTCCATATcttgtcttttcctttatttttggaTCCTGCCCATCCCCTAAGGTGACTCTTCCACTGGACCCTCCTATTGTGGTGTCTGGGAGGCCACTGGTGTTCAGTGTGGATGGGCTGCCCCAGAAGGTCACAGTCCGGATCCATGGGGACATCAGCAGCTTCTGGATCAAGAACCCTTCAGGTACCTCCCTGCGTGTCAAGGCAGGGGATGAATGGGGGATGGACAATGGGGAGGCATACTAAGGGAAAGGAATCATTTCATGTAACAATCTCTTGCCCTGACCCCAGGGATCTCCCAGGGCCAGGAGGAAGGTGTGGGTCCTCTAGGTCACACTCACCACTTTGGACAGTTCTAGATGGTGAACATGAATAACCCCCACAGACAGGAACCTGGGAGATCCAGGTCACAGCTGAGGGCACCCCCTGGATGCCAGTGCAAGGTAAGGAGGGAGGTATTCCTGGGAAGGGGCGGGGCGACTGCAGGCCTCAGAGAGCAGCATCACTCACATTCCTTTGGGGAAAGTCTCTGCCTGCCTTTGGTCTCTCCCAGCCCAGACCTCCCTGGACTTCCTCTTCCATTTTGGGATCCCCATGGAGGATGGACCCCACCCTGGCCTCTACCCCCTGACTCAGGCAGTTGCTGGTATGTCCATCTCCCGACCCTGCCCCCCCAGCTcattagttttatatatatgtatacatatatgcatgtctATATATGCCCTTTTTATTGACTTATAATTTACTTATAGTAAAGTACCCTAAACTTAAGTATACTGCTTGGTGCATTTCATATAACACACCCACGTAGCCAgttcaagatacagaacatttcccgCACCCTGGGCCCCCTCCTGCTGCTGTCCACCAACACCCCTCAGGAACTGCTTTCCCCATCCATGTCCCCAGATGTAAGCCCTGTTCTGAACGCCATGCATTCTTTTCCCCCGTGTCTCTGAATCTCACGCAGACCACTgtgtccccctcccttcccttgtCTCAGGTCTCCGGACCCAGCTGCTGGTAGAAGTGACAGGGTTGGGACCCAGAGGCAATTCTGGGGATCCTTGGCCGCATTTCTCCTACGTCATCCTTCCAGGGGTCCTGGAGGGCGCCGAACTAGGCCGGGTGCCTTTGGAGCCCATGGGACCCCCGGAGCGAGGACTCCTCGCGGCCTCGCTGCCACCCACGCTGCTGTCCACCCCTGGGCCCTTCTCCCTGGAGCTGCTTGGGCAGGACAGAGCTGGGCGGAGTCTGCACAGGGTAGCCCCTCAGCCTTGCACTGTGGTCCCCGTCCTTCTGGAGGTGAGATGCAAGGGGAAGGTGCGGCTGAGGCTGGAAAGAGCTGGGGCCCTGCCCTGACCGGCCCTTCTCCACAGCTCAGTGGCCCCCCAGGTTTCTTGACCCCGGGCGGCAAGGTCATGCTCAGCCTCCGCATCGCCAGCTTCTGGGGCCCTCAGGATCTTGACCTTACGACGTCAGTGAGCCCCAGCTTCGCCCTCACCTCCAGTCTGTCCAGGTGAGGCCCCagaactctcttttttttttttttttgagacagagtctcacttttgttgcccaggctagagtgagtgccgttgcgtcagcctcgctcacagcaacctcaatctcctgggctcaagcgatcctcctgcctcagcctcccgagtagctgggactacaggcatgcgccaccatgcccggctaattttttgtatatatatttttagttggtcaattaatttatttctatttttagtagagacagggtctcgctcaggctggtttcgaactcccgacctcgagcaatccgcccgcctcggcctcccagagtgctaggattacaggcgtgagccaccgcgcccggcctcccagaaCTCTCTTATCTCCCTCTGGCCACACCTTTCAGCTCTCCCAGCGCTGCTCGTCTAGGGCCCACGCTCTCTATCCCAAGCCACGCCCCCGGACCCTTCCGATTGGCCCTCCGAGTGCTcgccgccccgcccctggccccgcccctggcACTGCGCTACGGGTTGCCTGAGACTTCAGCAGTACTTCTGGGTCCACTCTCCAGGTTTCGCCTGGGACAGAATGAGTCCGCCTGGGGTCGCTTGTGGCTGGAGGTCCCGGACTCAGCCGCCCCGGACTCCGTGGTGTTGGTGACTGTGACTGCGGTGGGTCAAGAAGCCTGCCCAATGCCCCGACTCATGCTTTCCTCCAGCTCCTGGtgctggccccagccctgcaggtgAGGCGCCCCCACTTTCCATCTCAGGGTGGGCAAGGCAGGGGGAGGGTCGTGTAGGCTTGATTTGGGTACAGCCCCAGCACACCCTGacattttttccttccctctaggACCAGCTCGCTGGCCCTGCCCACTCACCTGGCCCTGTCCTCACCACGCCCCCCCCCTCCCTTCGCTTTGGTGACTCAGGGCAGGGCTGGTAGGGGGGATGGCTGGCAACTCCTGGTGGAGCACAGTTGGAGGGGGGCTGCTCCCGCTAAGCCTGGCATTCTGGTGACACAATAGCCCCTAGGGGAATGGATCTTCagcactattttcttttttttttttttgagacaaagtctcaatCTGTTCCCCAGggtagagtgtcgtggcgtcagcctagctcacagcaacctcaaactcctgggttcaagcaatcctcctgcctcagcctccagagtagttgggatgacaggcatgtgccaccatgccccactaattttttctatatatttttagttgcctaattaatttctttctattttcagtagagacggggtctcacttttgctcaggttggtttcaaactcctgactttgagcgatcctcccacctcggcctcccagagtgctaggattacaggtgtgagcctccatgcccggccTCCAGCACTATTTTCAAGCAGACTCATTGGTAAGGTCACAGGGGCCTTGGGCCTTATCTCTCCCAGCTGGAGAGGTGTTCCTTCTCAGGCACTTGTCCCTTCTCCTTCTTAAAAATTTCGAGATGAGGATAGAGGGCAGAGGATCTTCCCACAGTGCATTTTCCCTAATCCTGTGGGAAATGAACCAAAGGAATTTTTGGAAAAAGTTCCTTTCAGTTTGTCTGTAGCATCTTTATTCCACTAACTATTCATGCTCCCCTAGGCTCAGGTAGAGGGGAAAATATCTGGGGAGGAGACAAGCATTGGGAGTAGGTAGGAAGATATCAGAGAATGTTATTTATAGATtgtttttatgtgaaattctggaaaagtttctgttttatttttatatttaaggatAAAGAACAGTTTCAATAAACATGTCTTCTACCCAGAGGGATTTCAAAGACAGATCATTTTTGCATATCATATAGGACAGAGGGAGGGCATGGCACACCAAGAAGATGAAATGGAAGTTTTCAGGAGCAAAGGAGAAACTTTACACCAAGTCTGAACTTCATTGGCCCACTACCTGAAACCATTTAGCTGCTGAGTTAAGAAGTAGAATAAGGAGGCTAGGAGTTTTGACTCAGCCTGCTCCTTCACCAGACTAAGGGTAGTGAGAGGAGGGTTTAGACACGGGTAGGGCCCCTTCGTTCCTTGGAGCAGCCCAGCTGAGCCATCTTCTCCTTTAGCTGGGCGACTCCTTTCTGCTGCCTTGACAACTCCTGGAGAAGAGGAGAGTAACGAACTGGGCATCTGGGCCTCTCAGTACCTTGTGGTGTGGGGGCTTCTGCCCTCCCCTCAGACCCCTTTATAGTTTACCTGTTGCTGCCACACATTTTTCTTCCATAGCCTTTCCTTCCAATCCTGGGGGGCACAGGAACTGGCCTTGTTCAGTGGACATAGGGAGAACTGAGGGGAGATTTGCTGTTTTCTGTTAAACTAGTGCTGAACCCAACCCTCCCCTCAATAGTCCCACTTCCCAAAACTCTAAGCTGAAGACAATAAACTCACCTTTCCCTGAATCAGATTGTGCAAACAGATGTTCACCTTTTGAATCTGGGCTAACTGGGGGCCACCAGGCTCTGGGTGTGAATCtgttagaaaattctaaagaaggAGTTGGAGGCCGACATGATGAAAACCTGATGTCCACCTGCCACTCTTTTTCTGTCACCACCTTCATCTCATGAGCATCCCTTCATCCAATACCATCCCAGGCAGGTGGGAAATCTGATACTCTCCCCTCCATCTCCATCTATTTGagagagcctcactctgtcacccaggctagaaggcagtggcatcattgtagctcacagcaacctcaaactcctgggctcaagcaatcctcctgcctcagcctcccgagtagctgggactctaggccCACCCcaagccaccacacttggctaattttttctatttttagtagacacagggtctctctcttgttcaggctggtcttgaactcctgaacttgagcaatcctcctgccttggcctcccagagtgctaagattataggcctgagccaccacccAGGCTCCCCTCCATCTCTTTAACATGTCAGTTTTTCCATCCCCCTCAGATAGCACAATTCCCCCTTTCCCTGTTCTTTATGGATCCTCCCTATCCATCCCTGCTCCATTGGAATAATCCAGGCCACGCCCTCATCTCTATGGAGTGATCCAAATAGAATCCCTCCGAATGGAATGCAGACCAGCCTCACCAGCCCCAACAATGAACACCAACATAATGCTTAGTGGCATCTTGTCATTATGATGCTGCCTCCAATTCATGATCCCTGCCTATTAACTCTCCCCTCTCCAGAGTGGTCTCAGGTTGTGTCCGCACAtgccctgctctccctcccttgCCCTCCACTCACACAGAGGGGTAGCCTCATACCTCACCAAGGGCCCCCAGATGTAGCTGCTGTTGCTGTGCCTCCCTCAGACGGTCTTCAAACCAGGCCTGGCTATGCTCTAGCAGCTGCAGCCCCTGCCACAGGGCATCCTGTTCTCTCTCCAGAGCCTGCATCCTCTGCAACTGGGAAAGACAAGAAGCAGAAGCTGACTCTCATGCCACAGCAGGGCTCTGGGCCGTGGCCTTTTCTTTCCACGCCTGGTTGGGTTCACTGTCTTGTCACAGAGTGTGAACCCAGACTGGCCACTGAGGACCTGAAGGTCAAGGTGGAGCAGGCAGGAAGACTTTGTGGGTCCTCAAGTTGAGTGGAAATATAAAGGGCAGATCTAGGCAGAGGGGCTTCCTATGGGACCTCTTGCTGGGGTAATACTCACCCAGAGGAAGAAGCTCTGGGCTCCTGTGTCTTGGCGGCTTGTCCCCAGCGGCAGCAGCAGAACTGTGTAGGGAGCCTGCACCAGGGGCAGCCCACCAGGACCCTGGCTCCCCATGGCTCTGAGGTGGGAAGGGTGGAGCCACTTCCACTGGTGCAGCCCAGCTggtccctccccctccacccctgccttgCACCCATCCTGCCTTGTCTTTCAGTCTCCCTGGCCACttcctcctgtgtgtgtgtgaggctggGGTGTTCCTACTTGTGGGGAGAGACCATCTCCCTTGGGTCCCTGTGTCTTCCCTACAATCTGTTTCTGTAGGGCCTAAGTGGTTTGTTCTCATGGAGTCTACTTGGGTAGAATCTGAGGGTCTCCCTATAGCAGTGTCCCTGAATTTTTAAGGAGGCAGGGCAAGTTCCTCTGCAGATTCCTGCATGGTGTTTCAGATCTTTCCtattctcttgttttgttttggctggCCTCAGGAAATAATATCTTTGTctgaaataaactttatttataatatgaaacaaaatttctAGAGAAACTAAGAACTCTGGGCCTGAAGAAGATAAGGAAACAGGGATGGCAGCCCACCGGGGTTGTAtagagttggggagggtagagGAAGGACTCTCAGAGGATGGTGGTGGCGGTAGGCAGCACTTCCTGCCTTATGAACATGTTCAAATCCAGGTTAGGGTCTTCCAAATCCAGTTTCAGAAACTTATCCACTAAAGCCTGGCAActgaaggggagagagaagagcaagATTTATGGGAGAATGGATAACGAAGTCCCTGACAGAGGGGAGAGGCTGTGGCACAGGAAACCCAGCACCTTGAAGATTTAGGGACTTCAGAAAGAAATAATGGGTCTTTGAAGGGCAAAATGCTAGAGAAGGCTGGCTGAGCCCCGGGAAAGAGGATAGAGGGGAAGATGCTTGAGAGAGCGAAGACATAGGGGCCACACACTCACTTTTTCATCTGGTTCTCCTTTAGCAACTCCTTGACTGGCTCGATGGGTTTTCCACTGCGGATCAAGTCTGAGACCTAGGAACGACAAGGAGGGTGGAAGGGGTGGCAGTGGGGTGttggggaagagaagaggaaacaagGGTCAGAAATCCTGTGGGTCCAGAAACTGAGATCTCCAAGAGGAGTAGAGCCAGCAGAAGGGAGCCCTGAGGTGGGGGCGGATGGACATTCAGATCTCATCACCTCCTTGCCACGAGCAATGAGTCTGTCAggaagcccagcctgggcagctgTGTAGGAGGCATGGCTGGCATTGGCAACACCTTCGCAAACCTGATAGAGGAAAACCAGGTCGTTCCCATCCTCACAGGTCTCCATGGtcttaaaagagaataaaagggaaTAATGTGTCCTCAATCACCTGATTCCTGCCCTGAAACCCTTGGCCAGTCCCTGTGGGGAGTGAGAAAAGGGAAGGGATGAGGTCTCTGTGCTCAGGGAACCGCTGTTCTGATAGAGAACCTGatgtccccaccccccaggaaaCACTCAGCCTAGGGACTCCTGGGGGCTGGATTGGTTTCCTCACCAAATACTGTACCAGGGGGCCTTGTGGCAGCAGCTGTAGCTGAACAAGGCTCAGAAAGTTGGTGGCCATAAAGATGTGGGGACACGTGGGTCCAAGCGCCAGCCAGTGTCGGAGCACAGCGGCCAGAAGTGCCAGCCCATCCACCTGCGCAGAGGGCACAGGTGAAGGTGCAGAGCCATGGGGACCCCATGTGTCCAGTGCACCTGCCCTGCCCTTTCCCTTCCTCatgttctctgtttcttttctgccTACACATCCCTATTCTTTTCCCAGGGCCCAGCCTCCCTGTTCCTCTCCTTCATCCTCCTCCATTTCCCTTCCTCATTTCCTCATCAGCTTCTCTTCTCACCGTGTTGGTTCCCTTTCCAAATTCATCAATGAGGACCAGAGACTGCGCAGTGGCATTGTTCACTGCCTTTGCCACCTGCTGGGCAGGAGGTTGACAAGGGAAAGTTTCGTTAGTATCTGAGTTCTGTGATGCACTGACCACAGTCTGCCTAGGAACAAAGCTGCGTTTGTGCCCACCCTGCTGCCCTGTGAGTTCTCCATGGTGAGGTGTGTGATTGTTCATCCTTTCACTGCCACAGTGGCCCGCAAAAAGCAAGGGTTCGAGACAGTTTTGTGGAACTGATTCCTCCCGTCTCTGAGCTGGGTGCTCCCTGCCCCAGTATAGGGGCACACAGCAGAGGGACTGCATTCCGTTCTGAGCATCTTCAGGGCTTCCTTCCTCATTatcccctcccccagtcccacCTCCCTTTGTTCCCATTGACCTGGTTGAGGTCGATCATGAAGGTGGAGAGGCCAAGGGAGATGGATTCACAGCTATGAATTCGGGTGAAGATGGCATTTACTGCCCCAATTTCAGCCTCCTCTGCTGGCACAAAGCTGCCCACAAGGGCCATGAATGTGATCAAGCCCACCTGAATAGGGGAGGAGACAGGGCTGCGGCCTGGTGCTGTGGGCTGaggtgaaagtgaggctcagcTGAGGGCATGAATGAGAGATCAAAGAGAGATGGGTTTAGAGCACACTGTCCCTCTTCTCCCCCAAGCCTGATCATAGCACCTCATTGAGAGTCAGTGAGGAGGCCTAGGGGAGTGGGCAGAGGCACACTGGGGGATGGCATGTACCTGTTCAGAGGTGGGTGCAGGGAATTCAAGCCATGGAAAGATTCATGAGAGCATGGCTCTCCCTCAGCAgagaatgagaacatgtgaggtGGAAGAGCCAGGGTGTGCCTGGTGGTCTTTTCATGACAGGTGGGGCCGGAACACAGGAGAAGAGAGCTGTAGGGGCCCAGGTTGGCcagcaggtgggggtggagaagaTGCCAGGGGACCAGGCTATAAGGCTTCTTACTTGTTTGAGGTATATGCTCTTTCCTGAGGAGTTGGGTCCAGTGATGACTTTGACCCTCCCTTTGTTACCACCGCATTCTGCAGAGTTGGGCACGAAGGTTCGGGCACAGAGTTCCATCAGCGGATGTCTGCAGTGGATGGAGAGTCACCTCACATGGCCTGTAGATCCAGATAGATGAACCCCAGAAGATGGGGCCTTTGGGCCCCTCGTGTCTATGCTCCAGCCCCTTCTCACCTGCCATTCTGGATCCGTACGCCAAGAAGATGGGGGGAGTAACGGGGTCTTGAGTAGCCATAATCCC of Microcebus murinus isolate Inina chromosome 5, M.murinus_Inina_mat1.0, whole genome shotgun sequence contains these proteins:
- the SAPCD1 gene encoding suppressor APC domain-containing protein 1, whose amino-acid sequence is MGSQGPGGLPLVQAPYTVLLLPLGTSRQDTGAQSFFLWLQRMQALEREQDALWQGLQLLEHSQAWFEDRLREAQQQQLHLGALGENFLTDSHPEPGGPQLAQIQKVNICLHNLIQGKFSLCPLNKASSCAPQDWKERLWKKNVWQQQELSRQQKGVAQLKEKMAQLGCSKERRGPTRV